The DNA sequence CCTCCTGGCGGAGCGGGGCCTAAAGCCCACCCGGGACCCCAGGGCGGCGGCCCTGGAGGCCTTCCGCTTCTACGAGGCGCACCACCTCTTGGCCCGCAACCTGGAGACGGCCCTCGGGCTCTGGCGGGAGTTCCACCGCAGGCTCCTGGTGGGGATGGGCCTCGAGGCCCACGCGGAGGCCCTGAGCGCCGAACTCATCGCCCGCTGGCGCGACCCCCGGATCTGGCCCCTGGCCCCGGGGGCCGAGGCCACCCTGAAGGCCCTCACGGAGCGGGGCTACCTCCTGGCGGCGGTCTCCAACTGGGACGCCACCCTGCCGGAGATCCTGGAGGTGGTGGGCCTGAGGTCCTACTTCCAGCACCTTGCCGTGAGCGCCCTCTCCGGGGTGGCCAAGCCCGACCCCAGGCTTTTCCAAGAGGCCCTTTCGGCCTTAGGCGTGGCCCCGGAGGAAGCGGTGCACGTGGGGGACGCGGAGGCGGACCTCCTGGGGGCGGAAGCCGCCGGGGTCAGGCCCCTCCTCTTCGACCCCCTGGGGGAAAACCCCAGGGCCCTCCACCGCCTGGAGGGGGTGCTAGACTACCTGCCATGAGCGTGCGGCGGGCGCTTTGGGGAGAGAAGGAGGAGGCCATAGAAAGGGCCCTGCGGGAGGTGGACGAGGACCTCTTCCGCTACATCCGGGACTTCGCCTACGAGGAGGTCCTGGCCCGGCCCGGCCTCGACCTGAAGACCCGGGAGCTCCTCGCCATCACCGCCCTCATCGCCCTGGGCAGCCCCAAGGAGCTGGCCACCCACCTGGAGGGGGCGTTGCGGGTGGGGGCTAGGGAAGAGGAGGTGCGGGAGGCCATCCTGCAGTCCGCCCTCTTCCTGGGCTTTCCCCGGGCCCTGGCCGCCATGAAGCTCTTCCAAAAGGTGCTCCGGAGCCGTGGTCCTGCTGACGCGGGGGAAGGATAGGGCGCTTTTGGAAAGGCTGGCCGCCATGGGCCTCGAGGCGGCGGAGGTGGCCCTTTTGGAGCAGGTGGACCTCCCGGGGCTGAGGGAGCTCCCCGGGAAGCTGGGGCAGGCCGACTGGGTGGCGGTGACCTCCAAGGAGGGGGCCAGGCGGCTCCTCCGGGCCTGGGAGGAGGCCGGGCGCCCTCCCCTCCGGGTGGCGGCGGTGGGGGAGGGGACGGGGGAGGTGCTGCGGGCGGGGGGGCTACCCCCGGCCTTCGTCCCGGGAAGGGCCACGGCCCAGGACCTGGCGCAAGCCTTCCCGGAGGCGGGGAGGGTGCTCTTCGTGGCCGGGGACCTGGCGGGGCGGGGCCTGGAGGCGGGGCTCCGGGGGCGGGGGATCCCGGTGGAGCGCCTCGAGGTCTACGCCACCCGGGAGCGGGTTCTGACCCTGGAAGAGGTGGCCCTTCTGGAGCGGGCGGAGGTGGTGGCCTTTTTTAGCCCGAGTGGGGTGAGGGCCTTTGCCCGGTGGACGAAAAGGCGGCCCCAGGCGGCCTGCATCGGCCCCAGCACCGGGGAGGAGGCCCGGCGGCTCGGCTTTCCCACGGTGGAGGCGGAAAGCCCCGGCCTCGAGGGCCTCTTCCGGGCAGTGCTCCGGGGCCTGGGAGCCCCCTGAGGCCCCGGGGGGGCGGTACTTCTGTCCCTGTCCTGAGGGCGTATACTGGTGCGGGAGGTTATGCCCCTACCCCTTTACCTGGTGGGCCTGAACCACAAGGTCGCCCCGGTGGAGGTCCGGGAACGGGGGGCCCTGGACCCGGTGGTGGCCCTGCCCGCCGCCCTGAGGGCCCTGGGCAGGGGGGTGATCCTCTCCACCTGCAACCGCACGGAGATCTACGGGGTGGGAAGCCCCAGGGCGGCCCAGGCCCTCTTCCGGGAGCGGGGCGTGGAGGCGCGCCACCTCTACCGGAAGGAGGGGGCGGAGGCCCTGCGCCACCTCTTCCGGGTGGCGGCGGGGCTGGACTCCCTGGTGGTGGGGGAGGCCCAGATCCTGGGCCAGGTGCGGGAGGCCCTCTTTCTGGCCAGGAAGCATGGGGCCACAGAGGCCCTTCTGGAAAAGGCCTTCCAGTCGGCCCTCGCCCTGGGCAAGCGGGCCCGGAGCGAGACGGCCATCGGGGCCGGGGCGGTGAGCGTGGCCTACGCCGCCTTGGACCTGGCCCTGGCGGTCTACGGGGACCTCACGGGGCTCGCCGTGGCCGTCCTGGGGGCGGGGGAGATGGCGGAGCTCTTCCTCACCCACCTGAGGGCCCAGGGGGTGGGGCGGGTCCTGGTGGTGAACCGCACCCCAGAAAGGGCCCAGGCCCTGGCGGAGCGCTTCGGGGGGGAGGCCTACCCCCTCACGGCCCTCCCCCAGGTCCTGCGCCATGCGGACCTGGTGGTGGCCTCCGCCGCCGCTCCCCGCTACCTGGTGGGCCCTGAGGACCTGCCCAAAAGGGCCAAGCCCCTTTTCCTCATCGACATCGCCCTCCCCCGGAACATCCACCCCGGGGTGGGCAGGCTGCCCCACGCCTACCTCTACAACCTGGACGACCTGGAAAGGGTGGTGGGGAAGAACCTGGAAGCCCGCCGGGGGGAGGTCCCCAAGGTGGAGGCCCTCATCGAGGGGGCCTTGGGGGACTACCTGGAGTGGTATGCGGGCCACCGGGTGCGGGAGGCCATACGGGCCCTGGAGGGCTGGGCGCACCGGGAGGTGGCCCGGGAGCTTCCCCAGGCCGACCCCCTCACCCGGCACAAGGAGGCGGGCCGCCGGGCCCATCCCTGGATCCTGGCCCTGAAGGCCCGGGCACGGACCTTCCTCGAGGGCCCCCCCTGCCCCGAGGACTGCCCCCTCCTGGCCTTCCGCCCCCCCAGGCCATGACCCTCCCCGCCCTCCTGGTCTTAGGGGGGGTGCTCCTCCTGGCCCTGGGGTTCTTCTGGCCCCGGGGCCCCGTCCTGGCCGCCCTCCTCTACCTAGGGGCCGCCCTGGCCGAGGCCCTGGCCAAGGGCCTCTTCGCCGGCCCGGCCCAGCCCGCCCTGGTCCTGGGGGGGCTTCTGGCCCTCCGGGGGGAGACCCTCTTCCTCCGGCCCAGGCTTTTCCCCTTGCGCCGCTACCTGGTCCTCCTGGCCCTCCTCCTGGGCCTCTTCGCCCTCAAGGCCCTCCCCCACCCCGGGGGGGAGCTCCCCCTCCTCCTCACCCTGGTCCACGCCGGGGCCTTCGTGGTGGCCTACCTGGCCCTGGCGGTGGGGGTGGGGGCGGGGGTCATGGGAGCGCTGCAGGACCTCCGCCTGCGGGCCGCCCCGGAAAGGGCCCTCCTGGCCGCTCCCCTCTGGAGCCTGAGACGGCTGGAGCGGGGCTACCTCAAGGTGGGCTACCTGGCCGCCACCCTGGGCCTAGGGAGCGGCATGGCCTGGGCCTGGGGGCACTTCGGCAGCCCCCTGGTCCTGGACCCCAAGGAGGCCTCCGTCCTCCTGGCCTGGCTTCTCCTCACCCTCTACCTCCTGCTGGAGGAAAGGCTCCGGGGCTACCCCCGCATGGGGCTTCTCCTCCTGGCCTACGCCCTCCTCCTCTTCGCCTTCTTAGGGGCGCCCTTCCTGGGGTCCCGGCACCCCTCGAGGTTGGGTTTGTAGATTTGTCAGACTAAACTTGACAGATTATAAAGCCATGCCTTACACTCTGAGGTAAGGAGGTGAGGCATGGGCGGGTTTGGGCTGGACCTGGAGGCGGCCAAGGAGCGGCACCGGGAGCTCCTTGCGGAAGCCCAGCGGGAGCGGCTTCTTCGGCCCCTTAGAACCCCTTGGCGGAGGCGGCTCGCCCGTTGGTTCCGCCTCTTGGCCGAATGGCTGGAGCCCAAGCCTGCGGGATGGGGTATGGAGGAGGTCCGGCATGGAGGATAAGCGGCGCATCCTGGAGATGGTGCGGGAGGGGGTCCTTTCCCCCGAGGAAGCCCTGGAGCTTCTGGCGGTCCTGGAGGAGCGGGAAAGGCCGGAGGCGGAGGCGCCCGCGGCCTCCCCGGCCCCAGGCCACCCCCAGATCCGGATCCTGGCCACGGGGGCCAACCTGGAAGTGCGGGGGGTGGCGGGCCTGGCGGAGCCCGAGGGCAAGGGGGGCACCCTGGCGCGGGAGGAGGAAGGGTACCTGTACCGGGTGGCCTTCGGCGAGGGGGCGCTCCGGGTGCCGGAGGGGGTGTGGCTGGCCCTGGAGGCCAGGGGGAGCAACGTGGAGCTCGCCCGGGTGGCCCTCAGGGGCCGGGCCCTGGGAGCCAACCTGGAGGGGGAGGCCCTGGTGGGGCTGGACCTGGACCTGGTAGGAGGCAACCTGGAGGCAGGCCTCCTCCTCTGGGAGGGGGAGCACCGCCTCCTGGTCCAGGCGGGCAACGCCGAGCTCCGCTTCCTGCCGGGCTCGGACCTCCTGGTGGAGGCCGAGGCCCGTTTGGGCCAGGTGGAGGCGGAGGGTCCCTGGCGCCGGGTGGCGGGGCCGGGGGGCTTCCGGGGAGTCCTGGGGGAAGGCCGGGCCAGGCTCTCGGCCCGGGTGCGGATGGGCAACCTGGAACTGGAGGCCTGAGATGGAGGAGAAGCGGCGGGTGCTGGAGATGCTGAAGGCAGGGGAAATCGGCGTGGAGGAGGCTTTGGCCCTCCTGGAGGCCATGGCGGGGCCAAAGCCCAAGGCCCCGGGGCCGGCCCGGCTCCTCCGGGTGCGGGTGGAGGCCGAGGAAGGGGGCAAGCCGGTGCGGGTGCAGGTCAACCTGCCCCTGGCCCTGGCGGAACTCCTGGAGGGGTTCCTGCCCGAGGAGGCCAAGCTGGCCCTGGGGCGCCGAGGGGTAAACCTCAAGGACCTCCTGGCCCTGGTCAAGGAGGGGGTCCCCGAGGGCAAGCTGGTGGAGGTAGCGGCGGAGGAGGAGGACGGGCCGGTGCATATCCTGGTGGAGGTGGTGTGAGGCGGGGCCTTCCCCCATTGCGCCCCCGGTGCCTCTACCTGGTGGTGCGGGGGCCCTTCCCCTTCCCCCTTTTCCTCCCCTTGCCCCTTTTCGCCCTGGAGTGGGCCCTCCTCCTCCTGCTCTTCCTGAGAAGGGCCCCTTTAGGACCCCACCCGAGGCCCCTGGGGCCTCTCCTTTGGGGCGTCTTCACCCTCAGGCTCCTGCCGCCCCTTCCCCTGGTGGAGGTGCGGGCGGGAGAGGTGGAGGTGCGCCTTGGCCTCCTCTAGCCATCCCCTGGGGGTTCCCGCCTTCCGGCGGCTTTTCCTCTCCCGCCTCCTCACCAACCTGAGCTTCGGCTTCACCGAGGTTCCCCTCCTCTGGTGGGTCCTGGAGCGCACCGGTTCCCCCGCAGCCCCGGCCCAGCTGGCCCTGGTGGCCTCCTTGGGCCTGGTCCTGGCGGCCCCCTTGGGGGGGCTTCTGGCCGACCGGGGGAGCAAAAGGCAGCAGATCCTCCTCTCCCAAGGGGCGGACGTCCTCCTCCAGCTCCTCCTGGTCCTGGCGGTCCTCCGCGCCCTGCCCCTCCCGGGGGTCTACCTCCTGGTGGGGCTTTCCGCCCTGGTCACCGGGCTCCGCCTCCCGGCCCTGGCGGCCCTTCAGCCCCTTCTGGTCCCCCGGGAGGTCTACCAGCAGGCCAACGCCGCCATGAGCCTGGGGATCACCTTTAGCCTCATGGCCTCCTCCGCCGCCGCCGGGGCGGCCACGGGGCTTTTGGGGGTGGCGGGGGCCCTCCTGGTGGGGGTGGCCCTCCTGGCCCTGGGCCTCCTCCCCGCCCTGGGGCTTCCCGATCCCCAGGCGGGGGGCCGGGGGGCAGGGAGCGGGGAGGGAGGGGTTTTGGAGGGCCTGTGGACCCTGCTTCGGGACCGCCCCCTCGCCTTTTTGGTCCTGGCGGCCTTCCTCATCAACCTGGTCCTGGCCCCCGTGGGCCCCCTCATGGCCCCCCTGGCCCAGGCCCTGGGGGCAGGGCCAGGGGGGTACGGGCTCCTGAGCGGCTCCCTCTTCCTGGGGCAGCTTTGCGGCATGCTCTACCTCAACCTGCGCCCCGTTCCCCCGGGGGCTTTCCCCCTGGCGGCCCTGGCCCTGGGCCTGGGGGTGGGGGGGCTGGGCCTGGCGGACCGCTTGTCCTGGGCCCTGGCCTCCTTAGGGGCCGCCGGGGTAGCGGCGGCCTTCCTGAACATCCTGGCCCTAACCCTCCTGCAGGGGCGGGTGGACCCCGGCAGGCTGGGCCGGGTTTCCGGCCTGGCCCAGGCCCTCGCCCTGGGGGCCCAGCCCTTGGGCCTGGCCCTGGCCTCCCCCCTCCTGGCCCGGCTGGACCTAGGGGAGGTCTTCCTCCTGGCGGGGGGGCTGGTGGGGCTTCTGGCCTTGGGATGGCTTTGGGTTTGGAAGGGGGTGCGTCCTTGAGAAGGATGCCCGTACGTTGCCCGGCTTGCGAGGGCCCTTTGGCGGTGAAGGCCCTCTTTTGTCCCTCTTGCGGCACCGAGGTGCACGGCCGCTTCCAGGCCAACGAGTTCGCCCTTTTGCCCAAGGAACACCTGGACTTTCTAAGGCTCTTCGTGAAGACCCGGGGGAACCTGAAGGAGGTGGAGCGGGTCCTCGGGGTCTCCTACCCCACGGTGCGGGCCCGGCTGGACGCCCTCCTGAAGGCCCTGGGCTACGAGGGGGAGGAGCAGGGGGAGGAGCGCCTGGAGGTGCTGGAGGCCCTGAGGCGGGGGGAGATCAGCCTGGAGGAGGCGGTGGCTCGCTTGCGGGGAGAGAGAAGCTGAAGGCCGTGCCCCGGCCCACCTCGCTCTCCACCCAAACCTCTCCCCCGTGGGCCTCGAGGATGGCCTTCACGATGGCCAGGCCCAGCCCCGACCCCCCCCGTTCCCGGTCCCGCGCCTTGTCCACCCGGTAAAAGCGCTCGAAGAGGTGGGGGAGGTGCTCCTTGGGGATGCCCTCCCCGTCGTCCTCCACCCGCACCACCACCCGCTCCCCCAGGTCGAAGGCCTTGAGCCCCACGCGCCGCGCCCCGGCCTTGAGGGCGTTGGAGAGCAGGTTGGCCAGGACCTGGTGGAGCCGATCCGGGTCCCCCCGCACGAAGAGGTCCGGGGGAGCCTCCACCCGGATCTCCCCCTCGAAGCTTTTGGCGAACTCCTCCCGGGCCTCCTCCAGGAGGTCCTGGACCCGCACCGGGGCGGGCTCGATCCGCCAGGTGCCGCTTTGGGAGAGGTCCAGGAGGTCCGAAACCAGCTTGCCCATCCGCTCCGCCTCCCGCCTGACCACCTCAAGGCTTTCCCGCTGGGCCTCGGTGAGGGGGGTGCGCCGGAGGAGGTAGCCCACGTGGCCCAGGATGGCGGTGAGGGGGGTACGGAGCTCGTGGGAGGCGTCCTGGAGGAAGCGGGTCTGGGCCTGGAAGGCCTCCTCCATCCGGGAGAGCATGCCGTTCAGGGCCCGCACCAAGGCCGCCACCTCGTCCCGCCCCTCGGGCTCGGGCAGAGGCTCCGGCCGCTCCGTCATGGCCTCGGCCCGCCTCGCCACCCACTCCAAGGGGGTGAGGGCCCGGGCCACCAGGGAGCGGGCCAGGAGGGCGGCCAGGGCCAGGACCAGGAGGGCGGTGCCCG is a window from the Thermus thermamylovorans genome containing:
- a CDS encoding HAD-IA family hydrolase, yielding MDRAAPRPAAVLFDVGNTLILASPRFWLFPLLAERGLKPTRDPRAAALEAFRFYEAHHLLARNLETALGLWREFHRRLLVGMGLEAHAEALSAELIARWRDPRIWPLAPGAEATLKALTERGYLLAAVSNWDATLPEILEVVGLRSYFQHLAVSALSGVAKPDPRLFQEALSALGVAPEEAVHVGDAEADLLGAEAAGVRPLLFDPLGENPRALHRLEGVLDYLP
- a CDS encoding carboxymuconolactone decarboxylase family protein, which translates into the protein MSVRRALWGEKEEAIERALREVDEDLFRYIRDFAYEEVLARPGLDLKTRELLAITALIALGSPKELATHLEGALRVGAREEEVREAILQSALFLGFPRALAAMKLFQKVLRSRGPADAGEG
- a CDS encoding uroporphyrinogen-III synthase, which translates into the protein MVLLTRGKDRALLERLAAMGLEAAEVALLEQVDLPGLRELPGKLGQADWVAVTSKEGARRLLRAWEEAGRPPLRVAAVGEGTGEVLRAGGLPPAFVPGRATAQDLAQAFPEAGRVLFVAGDLAGRGLEAGLRGRGIPVERLEVYATRERVLTLEEVALLERAEVVAFFSPSGVRAFARWTKRRPQAACIGPSTGEEARRLGFPTVEAESPGLEGLFRAVLRGLGAP
- the hemA gene encoding glutamyl-tRNA reductase, translating into MPLPLYLVGLNHKVAPVEVRERGALDPVVALPAALRALGRGVILSTCNRTEIYGVGSPRAAQALFRERGVEARHLYRKEGAEALRHLFRVAAGLDSLVVGEAQILGQVREALFLARKHGATEALLEKAFQSALALGKRARSETAIGAGAVSVAYAALDLALAVYGDLTGLAVAVLGAGEMAELFLTHLRAQGVGRVLVVNRTPERAQALAERFGGEAYPLTALPQVLRHADLVVASAAAPRYLVGPEDLPKRAKPLFLIDIALPRNIHPGVGRLPHAYLYNLDDLERVVGKNLEARRGEVPKVEALIEGALGDYLEWYAGHRVREAIRALEGWAHREVARELPQADPLTRHKEAGRRAHPWILALKARARTFLEGPPCPEDCPLLAFRPPRP
- the ccsA gene encoding cytochrome c biogenesis protein CcsA, which gives rise to MTLPALLVLGGVLLLALGFFWPRGPVLAALLYLGAALAEALAKGLFAGPAQPALVLGGLLALRGETLFLRPRLFPLRRYLVLLALLLGLFALKALPHPGGELPLLLTLVHAGAFVVAYLALAVGVGAGVMGALQDLRLRAAPERALLAAPLWSLRRLERGYLKVGYLAATLGLGSGMAWAWGHFGSPLVLDPKEASVLLAWLLLTLYLLLEERLRGYPRMGLLLLAYALLLFAFLGAPFLGSRHPSRLGL
- a CDS encoding SHOCT-like domain-containing protein — translated: MEDKRRILEMVREGVLSPEEALELLAVLEERERPEAEAPAASPAPGHPQIRILATGANLEVRGVAGLAEPEGKGGTLAREEEGYLYRVAFGEGALRVPEGVWLALEARGSNVELARVALRGRALGANLEGEALVGLDLDLVGGNLEAGLLLWEGEHRLLVQAGNAELRFLPGSDLLVEAEARLGQVEAEGPWRRVAGPGGFRGVLGEGRARLSARVRMGNLELEA
- a CDS encoding SHOCT-like domain-containing protein, whose amino-acid sequence is MEEKRRVLEMLKAGEIGVEEALALLEAMAGPKPKAPGPARLLRVRVEAEEGGKPVRVQVNLPLALAELLEGFLPEEAKLALGRRGVNLKDLLALVKEGVPEGKLVEVAAEEEDGPVHILVEVV
- a CDS encoding MFS transporter yields the protein MASSSHPLGVPAFRRLFLSRLLTNLSFGFTEVPLLWWVLERTGSPAAPAQLALVASLGLVLAAPLGGLLADRGSKRQQILLSQGADVLLQLLLVLAVLRALPLPGVYLLVGLSALVTGLRLPALAALQPLLVPREVYQQANAAMSLGITFSLMASSAAAGAATGLLGVAGALLVGVALLALGLLPALGLPDPQAGGRGAGSGEGGVLEGLWTLLRDRPLAFLVLAAFLINLVLAPVGPLMAPLAQALGAGPGGYGLLSGSLFLGQLCGMLYLNLRPVPPGAFPLAALALGLGVGGLGLADRLSWALASLGAAGVAAAFLNILALTLLQGRVDPGRLGRVSGLAQALALGAQPLGLALASPLLARLDLGEVFLLAGGLVGLLALGWLWVWKGVRP
- a CDS encoding DUF2089 domain-containing protein, producing MPVRCPACEGPLAVKALFCPSCGTEVHGRFQANEFALLPKEHLDFLRLFVKTRGNLKEVERVLGVSYPTVRARLDALLKALGYEGEEQGEERLEVLEALRRGEISLEEAVARLRGERS
- a CDS encoding sensor histidine kinase; translation: MTLRSRITFLTTGLLLVALLVLGLALEGLLRGFLYRNLRLELLEASGQVVRLLNLGGQALLEAGLPVSLYAELALLPEEDPALLAREGGISLQRSPALGNQRLLLREEDYRLLLERGEAWAYPELPREGAPLRLLVYARRVEVDLSGAVWPGVLLVGRPVEDLEATLAQFTRIYAGTALLVLALAALLARSLVARALTPLEWVARRAEAMTERPEPLPEPEGRDEVAALVRALNGMLSRMEEAFQAQTRFLQDASHELRTPLTAILGHVGYLLRRTPLTEAQRESLEVVRREAERMGKLVSDLLDLSQSGTWRIEPAPVRVQDLLEEAREEFAKSFEGEIRVEAPPDLFVRGDPDRLHQVLANLLSNALKAGARRVGLKAFDLGERVVVRVEDDGEGIPKEHLPHLFERFYRVDKARDRERGGSGLGLAIVKAILEAHGGEVWVESEVGRGTAFSFSLPASEPPPPPG